The proteins below are encoded in one region of Bacillus vallismortis:
- a CDS encoding small, acid-soluble spore protein, alpha/beta type has product MGRRRGVMSDEFKYELAKDLGFYDTVKNGGWGEIRARDAGNMVKRAIEIAEQQMAQNQNNR; this is encoded by the coding sequence TTGGGCAGACGTCGTGGAGTTATGTCAGATGAGTTTAAATATGAGCTGGCTAAAGACCTTGGTTTTTATGACACAGTGAAAAATGGCGGCTGGGGCGAAATTCGCGCCCGCGATGCCGGTAACATGGTAAAGCGCGCCATTGAAATCGCTGAACAGCAAATGGCTCAGAATCAGAATAACCGATAA